The following coding sequences lie in one Crassostrea angulata isolate pt1a10 chromosome 10, ASM2561291v2, whole genome shotgun sequence genomic window:
- the LOC128167364 gene encoding uncharacterized protein LOC128167364, translating to MDKMILIFFLSVSNTAYCWEGYVQNISKLVPKYLDYCGSESLCSTIKEKSHSKISNTRDSHECPPCSCSEYCDLNRNCCLDESYSTCIQRTMNPRITVNRDESYQMVSSCPNLYDTCLQPITENNVLEQIPVYSFVTNRTYANINCSKCHGQNETIAWTYYIDCPYVEMDIDDYTDAPSLLNGMMYSGCSLKLTPPVNTFQRHCEMNSLVRTCNITGDWDVYDKEIKEACEHYQKPYKFYQNVFCFLCNTGKEQRKVLKLTESNKTPMSFKRKYNISSYLTNYNKSHEQMLQFDDALVLFSEKYDGTNDYTNLYMANLTLLSFNLAESLNKSLRDDDTFNESPDFEASVNLTALYEEYVRSGGYRNWCSEEHRVDKIFPGFKARRDCSCDENCYKSASCCPDAAYFQHRVCSAAYINHPSHNIIYASYYFMIKKCPINNRYPLIKLKCENNSNFDLLNIPVVNTRTHETFYNIYCFICQNQQGPNYPDMTNIMIWNVSLVCPTLFFPAMKSSVSTVLQTAIEKKCSIYYSTTYLVESCEVTDRWTINICNETGFVKSVSESARFMCESIYGNVIAKSLNFIYRNQICDLCNSDVFEEPISGCFISDKDASNADQYNCKNGNLEEQTYPFKNTYCELCNSAHVCSKGHFCEMDLNECTGFGCLNSKGRPSYRELFGTSDTSKERPVSRGMECSRSEFKDTYTNKCRRLLCSRGKLLMNDTCSYFVPYAREVHYTLALRVLMYSNSTRTNLRSVEDNLQEILQQEITEGDIHIEDKYVYSNLSCADFLGLSSPDIFLIYIGIKVQNNQFPINRNRLEIHLLGLTNSTVKFEGVFLELQQSLEARFLPILDHQERINPFRCLLKNISSSSKYTYNINNLLVCPQIELEQDEYILSEDKSSISVKLVDHKYNMNEFAKGNNGRIRICAESYKRNMDEFSLLGQRSNVEIGLTVVTYLCTILSLLCLLATISVYCFLPDLRTVPGINIMCYAFSLFLAQLFFIIRSYITDIIACAWIGGFTHYFWITVFTCTNICCFQMFRLFVKNALTHGGVCADRKIIFRNFLASFLLPSIPVALNLLLPYTKIDFIKFGYGGSKCFLLSQKALILMFILPIVLQIIFNIVMFSITFQYIRNMPKIQSTQSRHDFTIFLKLFLLTGVSWLFMIVDGFFDASPFTYLATVVNGAQGVFIFISYACQKRVFQLMKELRGINSKNSYTLDGNHTTKMQL from the exons ATGGATAAAATGatactgatattttttcttAGTGTATCAAACACTGCGTATTGTTGGGAAGGATATGTACAGAATATATCGAAGCTTGTTCCAAAATACTTGGACTATTGTGGAAGCGAATCCCTCTGTTCAACGATAAAGGAGAAAAGCCattcaaaaatatcaaacactCGCGATTCGCACGAGTGTCCCCCGTGTTCTTGTTCGGAATATTGTGACCTGAACCGTAATTGTTGCCTAGACGAATCCTACAGCACCTGCATTCAAAGAACGATGAATCCTCGCATTACTGTCAACCGTGATGAAAGCTATCAAATGGTTTCTTCTTGTCCAAATCTGTACGATACCTGTCTTCAACCGATTACAGAAAATAATGTCCTGGAACAAATTCCGGTGTATTCCTTTGTTACAAACAGGACCTATGCAAATATCAATTGTTCTAAATGTCACGGTCAAAATGAAACCATTGCATGGACATATTACATAGACTGTCCGTATGTAGAAATGGATATTGATGACTATACGGATGCACCTAGTTTATTGAACGGCATGATGTACAGTGGCTGTTCTTTAAAGTTGACCCCGCCTGTAAATACTTTCCAGCGGCACTGTGAAATGAACTCCCTGGTCAGGACATGTAATATTACGGGGGACTGGGATGTGTACgataaagaaatcaaagaagCGTGTGAGCATTACCAGAAACCAtataaattttaccaaaatgtCTTTTGCTTTCTTTGTAATACGGGTAAGGAAcaaagaaaagttttaaaactcaCGGAATCTAACAAAACGCCTATGTCATTTAAAAGGAAATACAACATATCTAGTTACTTGACGAACTACAATAAGTCTCACGAACAGATGTTGCAATTCGACGATGCGTTAGTGctattttcagaaaaatatgaTGGGACAAATGACTATACAAACCTGTATATGGCTAATTTAACGTTACTATCATTCAATTTGGCGGAGAGCCTAAACAAAAGCTTGAGAGATGATGATACTTTTAATGAATCCCCAGATTTTGAGGCCTCTGTGAATCTGACCGCTCTATATGAGGAGTACGTCAGGTCAGGTGGCTATCGTAACTGGTGCTCAGAGGAACACAGAGTTGACAAAATATTCCCCGGCTTCAAAGCAAGGAGAGACTGTAGTTGTGACGAAAACTGTTATAAATCTGCTTCCTGTTGCCCCGATGCTGCCTACTTTCAACACAGGGTATGCTCTGCAGCATACATCAACCACCCATCTCACAATATAATTTACGCGTCGTATTATTTTATGATTAAGAAATGTCCGATAAATAATAGATATCCATTAATAAAACTCAAATGTGAAAACAATTCCAATTTTGATTTGCTGAATATTCCAGTCGTGAATACTCGAACACatgaaactttttacaatatatactgttttatttgtCAAAACCAGCAAGGGCCAAACTATCCAGATATGACAAATATAATGATATGGAACGTGAGTCTAGTGTGTCCCACTTtattttttcctgcaatgaaaAGTTCAGTTTCCACTGTCTTACAAACTGCGATTGAGAAAAAGTGTTCTATTTATTATAGCACTACATATTTGGTGGAGAGTTGCGAAGTAACTGATCGATGGACCATTAATATATGCAATGAGACCGGATTTGTTAAATCAGTGTCTGAAAGTGCTCGTTTTATGTGTGAGAGCATTTACGGAAACGTAATAGCAAAATCACTAAATTTCATATACAGGAACCAAATTTGTGATCTGTGCAACAGCGATGTTTTCGAAGAACCCATCTCAGGATGCTTCATATCAGATAAAGATGCCAGCAATGCTGATCAATATAACTGTAAAAATGGTAATTTGGAAGAACAGACTTATCCATTTAAGAATACGTATTGTGAATTATGCAATTCTGCTCATGTATGTAGCAAAGGGCATTTTTGTGAGATGGATTTAAATGAGTGTACCGGTTTTGGATGCCTTAACTCCAAAGGCAGGCCATCCTATAGAGAATTGTTTGGAACATCAGATACAAGTAAAGAGCGTCCTGTTAGTCGAGGGATGGAGTGTAGCAGATCGGAATTCAAGGACACATACACG AATAAATGCAGAAGATTGCTTTGTTCGAGAGGAAAACTGCTGATGAATGACACATGTTCCTATTTTGTTCCTTACGCCAGGGAAGTACATTACACTCTAGCGCTGAGAGTTCTTATGTACTCAAATTCGACTCGAACCAATTTGCGTTCTGTTGAAGATAATCTTCAAGAAATTCTTCAGCAAGAAATAACAGAAGGAGACATTCATATAGAAGATAAATACGTGTATTCAAACTTATCTTGTGCTGATTTCTTGGGCCTATCATCCCccgatatatttttaatatacatcGGGATCAAAGTTCAAAATAACCAGTTTCCAATTAACAGAAACCGTCTGGAGATTCATCTGTTAGGTTTAACGAATTCCACAGTCAAGTTTGAGGGTGTCTTTCTTGAGTTACAACAAAGCTTAGAGGCGCGGTTTCTTCCAATTCTTGACCACCAAGAACGGATAAACCCTTTTAGATGCttattgaaaaacatttcatcttcgtcaaaatatacatacaacatTAACAATTTACTAGTTTGCCCACAGATCGAACTAGAACAAGATGAATACATTTTATCTGAAGATAAAAGTAGCATATCTGTAAAGCTAGTTGACCACAAATATAATATGAACGAGTTTGCAAAAGGAAATAATGGAAGAATACGGATATGTGCGGAATCGTACAAACGAAATATGGATGAGTTTTCCCTTTTGGGTCAAAGGAGTAATGTTGAAATTGGATTAACGGTTGTAACTTATTTATGCACCATTCTTTCTCTTCTGTGCTTGCTTGCAACAATATCTGTCTATTGCTTTTTACCTGATTTAAGAACAGTGCCGGGCATAAACATAATGTGTTACGCCTTTTCGCTGTTTTTAGCACAACTGTTCTTTATCATACGGTCTTACATTACAGATATAATTGCATGTGCATGGATTGGAGGATTCActcattacttttggatcactgtatttacatgtaccaatatCTGCTGTTTTCAGATGTTTAGATTGTTTGTGAAAAATGCTTTGACACATGGTGGTGTATGTGCTGATAGAAAAATAATCTTTAGAAACTTTTTGGCGTCTTTTTTGCTACCTTCAATTCCTGTAGCGTTGAACTTACTACTACCATACACAAAAATCGATTTCATAAAGTTTGGATACGGAGGAAGTAAATGTTTCCTGCTCAGTCAAAAAGCTTTAATTCTAATGTTTATCCTTCCGATAGTCCTACAGATTATtttcaacatagttatgttttCCATCACCTTTCAATACATACGAAATATGCCAAAGATCCAGAGTACACAAAGCAGACAtgattttaccatttttttaaaactgtttttattgacTGGTGTTTCCTGGCTTTTCATGATTGTTGACGGATTTTTCGATGCTTCCCCTTTCACATATTTAGCTACAGTTGTTAATGGTGCTCAAGgggtgtttatttttatttcatatgctTGTCAAAAAAGAGTTTTTCAATTGATGAAGGAACTTCGTGGAATAAACTCCAAAAACTCTTATACTTTGGACGGTAACCATACCACAAAAATGCAactgtaa